The segment atggagtgtaaaagaagtgttttatcctgaattaatttttattattatgggACATATGACAGTATACAGTCTTATGAAATATTATCAGATTTACTATAAGCCCAGGGAGTTGTACGTCCTACATCTTGCACAACAGTTATGTCATGGCTCATTTATTCAACTATTTCCCATGCTTAAGATGGACATTAAAATGTGGATGTAGGACCTGATCCTCAAGGTAGTGACACCTTCAGCCCTCACTGATGTTTGGGAAGTCCTGGCATGTTCCCAGTGAAGCAGCTATGTAAGTCAGTAGCTGTTTTTGAAGCACTGATCTCTGCATGTCTGCAAGAAGCAATCTCTAGGCTAAAATCATTAGATTCAATAGTGTAAATACTCAGTGTCTTGAATAACTGGAGGCAGAGCTGAAAGTAATGGTTTGGAGGACAGGAACAGCTTTGCCTAAATATGTAAGCAATTCGAAATAATGAAGTTCCAGGTCCACTGACAAATCTAGAAGGAAGAAGCCTGGTGGCACTTGGAGCTGAGCATGCTGGTACCAGTGGCTATGGCAGTTCTCAGAAATACCCCATTCATTTATTCACCCTGGTGTGGGCTATCTCTTTTCCATAGAGCTTTAAGCAGTTGCTTAGAGCATGTTTAACCACATGCCTGAAGTAAAGAACCTTCTTCAGCAGGTTTACTAACGAACCTGCAGATTTGTGCTAGATAGGGCAGGGATGGACAAGACAGACACAATGAGATGTGACAGGagaattgctttgttttgcctcAGGTATCCTGAAGTAATGCTTGGAGGCCCCTGACCTAAATGGGAGCTCTGGTGCTGGCTGGGAAGGGTGGTGAGCAGCCCTGTTCCTAGTTCCCAGTGCACAGCGGCTGCATGTCGTAGGGGTTTGTTCCTCAACACCTCTGAAAGTGCAGTGCAACCTGTTCAGGAAGTTGcttataatttaattttagcttGATTATTTTATTAGCAATGTGAATAGATAGGGAGGTGTACTGATGTCCTAGTGTCTTTGCCTACAGTAGAGCGTTGCTTACTCACAGTTAGCTGGAAGGCTTCCTACCACTCGGACTTGTCTTTAGGATGCAGCAAAtcctttgctgtgttttcactCAGTGTGGTCCTGGCCAGTATTTTTACACTCTTCCATGCCTTTTacaaaagcatttcagcagaaacactTCCATTCAAATTGAAAGGAGAGGCAtgttattaattttcttctgtaaccGATCTAATCCTGTGAGGGGCTGAGCAGTTCCACTCAATACTGAGGGCAGCAGGGGTAGAGGGGTCTTTGCGTGCAGAAACTCACTTGAGCTCCAGCAGGATTGGGCCCCTCTGGACATCCAGGCTGTATTGGCTGCcacttgtttccttttaaattcagatttcaaagttgtttttattttccttattctggcattatttcttttttgttttgtttttacccATAAGTCTGAATTTGAAAGTGGTCTTCTGCCCTACATAATTCTGTGTGTGAAGCTGATGAAGTATTATTTATtagattttacattttcaggCTTAGCACACAAaattagaaggagaaaaaaagaatagtcaAACACATAGTTCAGAGTAATTGAATAATGAAATTGTTGACTGTAATTACTTTAAATGTAATTCATATAGTTCCAAATGCAAGAATTATTGAGGAGAAATGCATAGCAGGGCTGTCAGGACAAGGAAAAATAGATACTGCTAAAAAACCTACACTGCCTCTCCTATGTAATGTATTAAATTTATCTTAAAAGCAATTCTCTGATAAGTACATACCTTTACTTAAAGAACAGAAtcctttccttttgccttttacAGCTCATACCAGCAGTTTACACAGCCCAATGTCGATAGCTAAGAGGATTCTTaagttagcaaaaaaaaataaaataataataatgcatttAGCCTTCATTGCTTCTGGATTTTAGTGAGTTAGTGTTGTGAGTTagcaaatgtgttttctgcaggTCTGCAGGTTATGTCAGATTTTAAatgattctaaaaaaaaaattaaacctctAAATATACCCTTATTTACCTGATATGAGGTGTTTATATCATCATTTGAATTCTTACCAAAGAATTGCAGGAAGGTATGTCAGCTCAAGCAAAAGCAactaataaaatacaattaaaaatgcacagacaAAGTGGCTGCAAACACTAAGCAATTGGGGGGTAAAAAAACATGTTTACATAGCTAAAGGAAcctacaactttttttttttttttttcccaaatcagACGTCTGACTCTTGTCAAGCAATTACTGAGTTATTAACAAAGGGAGTTAAACCTAACAAAGTTCGCTTCTTTTTCAATTAATATCAAATTGAGGAAATGTCTCTTTGTGCTCCTGGATAAAGACCATTCATggacaaaatgtaaatatggATTTCTCCACTGCAtactaatgcaaaaaaaatatgcttatgGTTAACTATTAACCTATGCTTCCAAATAACACTAATGATTGCAATGTGCTGGAATAAATGCTCATGTTTCATGGGATGAGAACAGTCCTGTTCTCTTAAGCTTATCTAATCAATGCCTAATCCTGTCTTTACAGCCTTTGTTAAATGCATTGGTATTTAATATGCATCaataaataaactttaaatTATTGTGCAGTGAGCATACCAAAGATAGCATGACAGTGTGAATCTACTGGTCTTTCTACCAATTATTCCAAATAAAGAATGCTGATGATGTGGTTTCCTCCCACCTCTTATAATGGATAGTTCAGATTTTCTGACATTCTTTTGCAGCCTtataacaaagcaaataaattaatcttatacaaatacaaatcaaataattaaatttttgCACCATCTAAACAGATGTCCCCACTATGAgatagaattattttatttaaaacacatttaaatcTATTCTAAAGGAACAGATCAATTGGTGGAATTGTTAAGTATTTGTAGAAGGTATTTTGAAAAGCTTGCTAAGTGAGTAGTATATGATGTATGTTGTTGCGCTCTGACCTACTGTATTACCTCTTTAAATAGTCTTCCTTTTACAAGCCGTTAAGACAATATGCCAAAAGCGTATTCATTAACTACAGTACAAGTACCAGCTCAATCAAATTGTCTGCTTCATCCATGCCtgctttgccttccttttctaAGGTTTCACTGCTGCTTTAGTGCATTCTTTGCTAAGAGTCTTTCTCATGGTATCCATTCATTAGTATCTAGTTGAAGCATCAGGCTGCTCATGTTCTTGGTGCACATCTGTAACAGAAGCTGGTTTGGTAATCTTAGAAGCCTCAAATCAAGGAACATGGAtagagttttttgtttgtttgtttgtttgtaataGGACTAATGCATCCGTATGTCTATTAGGCAGTTCTCTGTTACCAGAACATTAatattctttccatttcaaaaggCTTGAAGCAAATCCCATGACAGTAGAAGAATTTTAGATACTGATTACTCGCAGTCGGCTCCTGGTGATTTGTTCTTCAGATTTCCAGCTGAATTTAACAAAGTATGATTTCTGAAAAGACCCTGATGGTTTCtcattaaaatagcattttttccttatgagCACGATTTCTATAATTCCACCCAATTTCATGATACATTTACCCCCTTCGAAAGGCAGTGGTTGAAACATCAGAAACAATTAGCAGAAAAGATTATATCAAttctaaatgaaagaaataaatctgcCAAAAAACTCAGTCTCAAAACTGCATTTGTCAAAAACGCTTCTCTGTATTAACTGTTAGAGGGTAACTGTATAATTGTTAGCAGACGTTTTTCTCAAGTTGtcaaagtatttgaaaaatgagagcaaaagagaacactcggggaaaaaaaatccacaagtAATCAATGGCATGCTCGTGTGGACTGGGGCTCCCAGTACTTGTACTAATAAAATACAAGGCACAATTAGAGGTACTTTGCACTTTTTGGGCTAAATTTAACTGATCTGACGATCTGCAAATACGTgaatccaaaaataaaaacGAAGGATCCAAATGCAAATGAGTGCAActgcaataaaatataattgcaaATGAATCTGttgctttattcatttattgTGTAATTACTGCAATTCTTCCCAccttgttttcagtatttcttaatCATTAAGTTGGAGGCATGACAGCAGTGCCAGCCCTGGAATGATTCTCTTTGACTAAAACCTTGTAAATTAACACAATTAGCACAGCATCATCCTGCTAATTAACTTCCAGTGTCTGGTGCAGTGGTTTTGCAAACAAGGAAGAGGGAGTCAGAAGGGAATAAACATGCCATTCTGTTACCAAACTGTGTGCTGTGTTAGGTTTAGCTCAGCGAGGCTAAGCTGGCCATGTCAGATGCCAGAGTCAGGCAATGAAGAGCTAAAGGGGTtggggagaaaaacaggagggggtaGGAGCTGTCAAAATAGACTGCAGTAATTCAGAGGGGAGCTAGTGCCACAGATGCTTCATTTCGACTAGGCCTCTTCCTTATCAGGGAATCTGTGCCAGAGGGCACAAGACTGTTTGCAAAAATCACTTTTGGCAATACAAGAGAGATTAAGGAGGTCTATTTGATACAGCTGTAGGAAAATCAGCAATGTGCCTACCATGCATAGGTAAGAGTTGGAGGGGGTTATCTTAATGCCTGCAAATTGCTCTTACTATGCACAGTGGATTACTGGGAGAGCAAATAATGCACATCACATTATTTGCAAGattaattgctttaaaatggtAGTTGCATCCTGTAATTTTTATATATGCGTATATATTGATAGTATTTTTTCTGATAGCCAGTTCTGTAAGCCACAGAACTTTTAGGGACTtacctttgtttctttttctttatctttttttttttttttttaattcaaccCTCTTCCTTTGTACCCTTGAGGCTGTGAGGGGGCCGGGGGGgtggaaaaaagagagagcaagcAAGGAGACCAATAGACAAGtcatgcttgtttttttttccagagcctCAACAACAGAACTGAGAGGCAGAAAGGAGCCAGTTGTAATTCATACCGAGTTGTAGGCTTTGTGTGATGAAAGCGACGGAGCGCTGCCTGGGAGATTGCTTTGCTGCACTCCACGAAGCAGATTTGAAACTGTCGTGGACCACTTTAGATGAGAGTTGGATTATGGAATGACCTGCTATGTCTGTGTCATATTGTTCTGCGCAGGGTGCATTATACTGTGCTAACTAGGTGTTCAGTACCAAATAAGAGAGGTATCCTAGATGTGATCTGTCAGCTGTGTCTCGTATTTTTATATTGgttaaaatataaaactgaaGCGGTGATAAGAGAGGACAGAGCAGTTGGATGCCTtgtgtgttaaaaataaatctgcactCAAGGTATTTTAAATACCAAATCTTAGCTAATTAATTTGAGAAACCTGGCATCacctgtatatatatatttaaaccaACAAATACCCTCTACagaattgacaaaaaaaaatgtgtgtgcctaaaaaaaaaaaaatcaacaacaaaaaaacccacaatctGATTTCATCAGGgcattgcattttgtttctttaaggaTTTGTGATGTTAAGTACAGCATTTCAGAGAGCTGGTGTAGTTTACAGGCAGTACATTCAAGAACtcattttaaacacttcagaaaaagcCTGAGCTTGCTGCTAACTTTGTTTTCCCCTGCTGCCGTAGGCTTGAAGATGCAGTGGACGCCGGAGCATGCCCAGTGGCCAGAACAGCACTTTGATATCACCTCCACCACCCGGTCCCCTGCCCACAAGGTGGAAGCCTACCGGGGGCACCTGCAGCGCACCTACCAGTACGCCTGGGCCAATGATGACATCTCAGCTCTGACTGCCTCCAATCTCTTGAAAAAGTATGCAGAAAAATACTCCGGTATTTTGGAGGGCCCAGCTGAACGGCCCATTCTCAGCAATTACACTGAAGCTCCCTCGGGGCTGGTGAACGGACGGAAGAATGAAAGCGAGCCCTGGCAGCCTTCGCTGAATTCAGAGAGCGTGTATCCCATGAATTGCGTACCAGATGTCATCACTGCCAGCAAAGCCGGCGTGAGTGCGGCCCTCCCTCCCGCAGATGTGTCAGCCAGCATCGGGAGTTCGCCTGGGGTGGCCAGTAACCTGGCTGAACCTAGCTACTCCAGCAGCACCTGCGGAAGTCACACTGTTCCCAGTCTTCATTCAGGGCTCCCATCTCAGGAATACGCCGCAGGATACAATGGCTCTTACTTGCATACCAGTTACAGTGGCCAACCAGCACCTGCACTTCCATCCCCTCATCCGTCCCCCCTGCATAGCTCGGGGCTCTTACAGCCCCCGCCACCACCGCCGCCACCACCAGCCCTGGTCCCTGGCTACAACGGGACCTCAAATCTCTCCAGTTACAGCTACCCATCTGCCACTTATCCTCCTCAAACCGCTGTTGGCCCTGGGTACAGCCCTGGGGGTGCCCCACCACCTTCGGCCTACCTGCCATCAGGAATCCCTGCTCCAACCCCGCTGCCCCCCACTACTGTCCCCAGCTACTCCTACCAGGGCCATGGCCTGACGCCCATCGCGCCGTCTGCCCTGACCAATAGTTCAGCCAGCtctctgaaaaggaaagctttctACATGGCAGGGCAAGGAGAAATGGACTCCAGTTATGGAAATTACAGCTATGGCCAACAGAGATCTACACAGAGTCCCATGTATCGAATGCCCGACaacagcatttcaaatgcaaacagGGGGAATGGATTTGACAGAAGTGCTGAAACATCATCCTTAGCATTTAAGCCAACAAAGCAGCTAATGTCCTCTgaacagcaaaggaaattcaGCAGCCAGTCCAGCAGGGCTCTCACACCCCCATCCTATAGTACTGCTAAAAACTCGCTGGGTTCAAGATCGAGTGACTCGTTTGGGAAGTATACCTCCCCGGTAATGAATGAGCACGGCGACGAGCACAGGCAGCTCCTCCCTCACCCAATGCAAGGCCCGGGACTTCGTGCAGCTACCTCATCCAACCACTCTGTGGACGAGCAACTGAAGAATACTGACACACACCTCATTGACCTTGTTACCAATGAGATTATCAACCAAGGACCTCCCGTGGACTGGAATGACATCGCTGGCCTAGATCTAGTAAAGGCCGTCATTAAGGAGGAGGTTTTATGGCCAGTATTGAGGTCAGATGCATTCAATGGACTGACTGCTCTACCTCGGAGCATCCTTTTATTTGGACCTCGGGGAACGGGCAAAACTTTAATGGGGAGATGTATAGCTAGTCAGCTGGGGGCCACGTTTTTCAAAATCACTGGCTCTGGCCTTGTCACAAAGTGGTTaggtgaaggagaaaaaattgtCCATGCCTCCTTCCTTGTGGCAAGGTGTCGCCAACCCTCGGTGATTTTTGTTAGTGACATTGATATGCTTCTTTCTTCGCAAGTGAGTGAAGAACACAGTCCAGTAAGTCGGATGAGAACCGAGTTCCTTATGCAGCTGGACACTGTACTGACTTCTGCTGAGGACCAAATAGTAGTAATTTGCGCCACAAGTAAACCGGAAGAAATTGATGAATCTCTTCGAAGGTACTTCATGAAACGACTTTTAATCCCACTTCCTGACAGCACAGCGAGGCACCAGATAATAGTACAACTGCTCTCACAGCACAATTACTGTCTCAATGACAAGGAGGTTGCACTGCTTGTCCAGCGCACAGAAGGCTTTTCTGGACTAGATGTGGCTCACTTGTGTCAGGAAGCAGTGGTGGGCCCACTCCATGCCATGCCAGCCACAGACCTTTCAGCCATTATGCCCAGCCAGTTGAGGCCAGTTACATATCAAGactttgaaaatgctttctgcaaGATACAGCCTAGCATATCTCAAAAAGAGCTTGATACATATGTTGAATGGAACAAAATGTTTGGTTGCAGTCAGTGatactactttaaaaaaaaaaaagtaatgaatgtTGGCACACACAGAACCTGCTACATAGGGTAGAGAACCCTTTTCAGTAGTGTTAAAATTGCAAAGGGTATTGGGAAGACTACAATTTACCTTGCCTCTAAAGAGCCAGGGTAGACTTGAAGGAAAAGTGCATCAAACAAGAGCTGCTGATCTGAAAAAGCCACACATGACAGAAAGCGCATGTTGATGCTCAGTTCTGTTCAAGCTAGACAATACTCACCAAGGAGCAAGGTGCAAGTGGGTTGATTTCAGAAGGACATGAACCCTGTGTGTTGATTCCATTCTGCTGTTCTTGAGATTTAGTTGCTGTCAAGTGCCTGAAGtggtgctttattttttgtttgcctcACAATTACATTGGTGGCATGTGCTAATATAAAGAGCTTTAACTTCAAACATTATTGGACTAAGGAGATGAACGGTTGTGTTGCGACAGAGAACCAGATTTTTGCTATTCTAAGAGCAACAGTATTCCTCAATCCTGTCTGTTCTGTGGTGTTAAACTAAGAACAGGTAAAACAGGGTAATGGTAATCTGGACCTTAATTTCTGcagttcatttcttttaatgttcTGTCTGCAAAAACTCAGGAAAGTGATTGTGATTTGTACAGTACCTCAAAGGAATGTGTTGAAAGCACTATGTACTGCTGAGAGTTATAGGCTAGGCTTCAATGTTACtttatattaaatatgtatgtttACCTCAACAATTGGAAAATGGCAAGGAAAATTACTTTGAATGTATCCAGGAAAAAAACTAAAGTGTGATATGACTGAAGct is part of the Numida meleagris isolate 19003 breed g44 Domestic line chromosome 5, NumMel1.0, whole genome shotgun sequence genome and harbors:
- the FIGN gene encoding fidgetin isoform X1, with the protein product MRVGLWNDLLCLCHIVLRRVHYTVLTRCSVPNKRGLKMQWTPEHAQWPEQHFDITSTTRSPAHKVEAYRGHLQRTYQYAWANDDISALTASNLLKKYAEKYSGILEGPAERPILSNYTEAPSGLVNGRKNESEPWQPSLNSESVYPMNCVPDVITASKAGVSAALPPADVSASIGSSPGVASNLAEPSYSSSTCGSHTVPSLHSGLPSQEYAAGYNGSYLHTSYSGQPAPALPSPHPSPLHSSGLLQPPPPPPPPPALVPGYNGTSNLSSYSYPSATYPPQTAVGPGYSPGGAPPPSAYLPSGIPAPTPLPPTTVPSYSYQGHGLTPIAPSALTNSSASSLKRKAFYMAGQGEMDSSYGNYSYGQQRSTQSPMYRMPDNSISNANRGNGFDRSAETSSLAFKPTKQLMSSEQQRKFSSQSSRALTPPSYSTAKNSLGSRSSDSFGKYTSPVMNEHGDEHRQLLPHPMQGPGLRAATSSNHSVDEQLKNTDTHLIDLVTNEIINQGPPVDWNDIAGLDLVKAVIKEEVLWPVLRSDAFNGLTALPRSILLFGPRGTGKTLMGRCIASQLGATFFKITGSGLVTKWLGEGEKIVHASFLVARCRQPSVIFVSDIDMLLSSQVSEEHSPVSRMRTEFLMQLDTVLTSAEDQIVVICATSKPEEIDESLRRYFMKRLLIPLPDSTARHQIIVQLLSQHNYCLNDKEVALLVQRTEGFSGLDVAHLCQEAVVGPLHAMPATDLSAIMPSQLRPVTYQDFENAFCKIQPSISQKELDTYVEWNKMFGCSQ
- the FIGN gene encoding fidgetin isoform X2, whose translation is MISSTSVYGLKMQWTPEHAQWPEQHFDITSTTRSPAHKVEAYRGHLQRTYQYAWANDDISALTASNLLKKYAEKYSGILEGPAERPILSNYTEAPSGLVNGRKNESEPWQPSLNSESVYPMNCVPDVITASKAGVSAALPPADVSASIGSSPGVASNLAEPSYSSSTCGSHTVPSLHSGLPSQEYAAGYNGSYLHTSYSGQPAPALPSPHPSPLHSSGLLQPPPPPPPPPALVPGYNGTSNLSSYSYPSATYPPQTAVGPGYSPGGAPPPSAYLPSGIPAPTPLPPTTVPSYSYQGHGLTPIAPSALTNSSASSLKRKAFYMAGQGEMDSSYGNYSYGQQRSTQSPMYRMPDNSISNANRGNGFDRSAETSSLAFKPTKQLMSSEQQRKFSSQSSRALTPPSYSTAKNSLGSRSSDSFGKYTSPVMNEHGDEHRQLLPHPMQGPGLRAATSSNHSVDEQLKNTDTHLIDLVTNEIINQGPPVDWNDIAGLDLVKAVIKEEVLWPVLRSDAFNGLTALPRSILLFGPRGTGKTLMGRCIASQLGATFFKITGSGLVTKWLGEGEKIVHASFLVARCRQPSVIFVSDIDMLLSSQVSEEHSPVSRMRTEFLMQLDTVLTSAEDQIVVICATSKPEEIDESLRRYFMKRLLIPLPDSTARHQIIVQLLSQHNYCLNDKEVALLVQRTEGFSGLDVAHLCQEAVVGPLHAMPATDLSAIMPSQLRPVTYQDFENAFCKIQPSISQKELDTYVEWNKMFGCSQ
- the FIGN gene encoding fidgetin isoform X3, with protein sequence MQWTPEHAQWPEQHFDITSTTRSPAHKVEAYRGHLQRTYQYAWANDDISALTASNLLKKYAEKYSGILEGPAERPILSNYTEAPSGLVNGRKNESEPWQPSLNSESVYPMNCVPDVITASKAGVSAALPPADVSASIGSSPGVASNLAEPSYSSSTCGSHTVPSLHSGLPSQEYAAGYNGSYLHTSYSGQPAPALPSPHPSPLHSSGLLQPPPPPPPPPALVPGYNGTSNLSSYSYPSATYPPQTAVGPGYSPGGAPPPSAYLPSGIPAPTPLPPTTVPSYSYQGHGLTPIAPSALTNSSASSLKRKAFYMAGQGEMDSSYGNYSYGQQRSTQSPMYRMPDNSISNANRGNGFDRSAETSSLAFKPTKQLMSSEQQRKFSSQSSRALTPPSYSTAKNSLGSRSSDSFGKYTSPVMNEHGDEHRQLLPHPMQGPGLRAATSSNHSVDEQLKNTDTHLIDLVTNEIINQGPPVDWNDIAGLDLVKAVIKEEVLWPVLRSDAFNGLTALPRSILLFGPRGTGKTLMGRCIASQLGATFFKITGSGLVTKWLGEGEKIVHASFLVARCRQPSVIFVSDIDMLLSSQVSEEHSPVSRMRTEFLMQLDTVLTSAEDQIVVICATSKPEEIDESLRRYFMKRLLIPLPDSTARHQIIVQLLSQHNYCLNDKEVALLVQRTEGFSGLDVAHLCQEAVVGPLHAMPATDLSAIMPSQLRPVTYQDFENAFCKIQPSISQKELDTYVEWNKMFGCSQ